The sequence GGCCTGCACCGCGCGCTCAAGGCCGCGGGCAAGGCGCCGCTCGTGCTGTGCCCCAGCCACAAGAGCCACGTCGACTACCTGGTGATGAGCTGGATTCTGTGGAGCCGCGGCTACACGGTGCCGCTGGTGGCCGCGGGCGCCAACCTCTCCTTCTGGCCGCTGGGCCCCATCTTCCGCCGCTGCGGCGCGTTCTTCCTGCGGCGCTCGTTCAAGGACGACAAGGTCTACGCCGCGTCCTTCAAGGCATACGTGCGCAAGCTGGTGCACGATGGCACCCACCAGGAGTTCTTCCCCGAGGGCGGCCGCTCGCGCACGGGCAAGCTGCTGCTGCCCAAGCTGGGCATGTTCACCTGGCAGGTGGAGTCCGTGCTCGAAGGCGCGCGCAACGACCTCATGTTCGTGCCGGTGGCCATCGACTACGAGAAGGTCGTGGAGTCCGGCAGCTACTCGAAGGAGCTGGCCGGCGGTGAGAAGAAGCCCGAGGACCTCAAGGCGCTCCTCAGCACGCCCAAGGTGCTCGCGGCCCGCTACGGGCGCATCCACCTGAGCTTCGACGAGCCCATTTCGCTGCAGGACTTCATGAAGGCTCGCGGGCTCAATCCCGAGGAGCCGGTCAATGACGAGCAGAAGAAGGGCCTAGTGCGCGCGCTCGGCAACCGGGTGATGTACGGCATCAGCAAGGTGTCCACCGTGACGCCGCACGCGCTGGTGAGCACGGCTTTGCTGGCGCACCGCCTGCGTGGGCTCGGGCAGCGCGAGATGACGGACCGCATCAGCGTCCTGCGCCGCATTGCCCTGGAGGACGGCGCGCCGCTGTCCAAGGAGCTGCGCAACGCTCCGAGCAATCCGGAGACGATGGGTCCCATCCAGGACGCCATGCGCACGTTCATCAACGACGAGATGGTGCGCACTCAGGAGGCACGCGGCGAGGTCATCTACCAGGTGGAGGACTCGCGCCGCCCGGAGATGTCCTTCTACAAGAACACGCTGATGAACCTGGTGGCCGCACGCAGCCTCGTGGCCAACGCGCTGCTCGCGGGGGGCTCTCCGGCTTCGTACGACGACGTGAAGGCGCGGGCGCTGTTCCTGTCGCGCCTCTTCAAGGTGGAGTTCATCTACCGGGTGGGCCTCACCTTCGACACCATCTTCGCGGAGACGGTGGAGCGGCTGGTGCGCATGGGCCTGGTATTGCACGAGGGCGACACGCTGAAGCTCGCCCCCGAGCCGCATGCTCGCCCGGAATTGGAGTTCCTGGCGGACCTGCTGCGCGACTACCTGGAGGCGTACCTCCTGGCGGCGATGACGATGGAGGACGTGGCCAGCGGCGTGGCGACGGACAAGAAGACGTTCATCAAGCTGGCGCTGGAGACGGGCCGCGCGGAGTACCACGCGGGCCGCATCACCGCCGCCGAGTCCCTGGCCAAGGTCACCCTGGAGAACGCGGTGGCCTACCTGCAGGACCAGAAGCTCCTCGTCGAGAAGGACAAGAAGCTGGAGCTCGGACCGGCGGCGCAGGAAGAGTCGAAGCGGAAGCAGTTCGCCGACAGCATCCGCGAGTACCTCAAGCGAGCGTAAAGCGTTCGCGGATGAAGCGCGGCCCGGGCCGTCAGCGTGCGAGAGTGGTGGATATGGCTCGTCACCTGCGGCCCGGACTTCTCGCGTTGCTCTGCTTCATCCTGCAGTCCTCCTGCCGGAGCGCGCCTTCCGTGGCACCGGCAGGCGAAGCTCATGCATGCGGCACGTCGATTGACGACGTGGCGTGGATGACGGGGAGCTGGCAGGGGCCTTCGGGCGAGGGCACGGTGGAAGAGCACTGGTCCCACGCGGCGGGCGGCTCCATGCTCGGAATGGGTCGCTACGTCTTGAAGGAGCGGACGGCGTTCTTCGAGTACCTGCGCATCGAGGCGCGGCCCGACGGGCTCTATTACATCGCCCACCCCAAGGCCCGTGCAGGCGTGGAGTTCAAACTCGTGCGCTGCTCGCAACGCGAGGCGCTGTTCGAGAACCCGCTGCATGATCACCCGAAGCGCATCCTGTACCGGCAGGAGTCGGCGGACCGGCTCGCGGCGCACATCGAGGGTGAGGAGAATGGCAAGCCCGTCTCGGAGGACTTCCTCTACACGCGGCGGTAGCGCGGCCGCTCAGGGCGCCGTCGTCGCCCAGGCCTGACCGGCTCACGTACCGCAGGCGCAGCCCGTCGAAGACGCGGCAACAACACCGGGTCCTCCGGCGTGGTGCCGCGCCACGCGCGAATCTGGTACGCCTGCGCTTCGGTGCGCGCCTCCACTTGGAACGCCGCCGCATGCGACGTCGCCGCTCCGAGGCCCAGCCCCAGGAATGCAGTTCGGCTTTTCGTAACAAGGAGACAAAAGGTGGAAGATTCAGCTCAAGGCGACTCACAGTCGCCGCAGCCGCCAGAGCCTCCGGTACCGCCCCGGGCTCCGACGAGCCCGCGCACGCTGGCGGTGGCGGGGACGGCGCTCGCGCTGGCGTTCTTCCTCACCGTGGGCGCCGGGGTGCAGCTCCTCAACACGGCCTTCGGCATCTGGTTCACGGAGTTCTTCGTCTTCTTCGCCCTGGGCTGGGTGCTGTTGCGCTTCGGCGGATGGAAGCCTCGCGAGTACACCGGCCTGACGCCGGCCCCGCGCGCGCCCACCCTCTTCGGCTTCCTGCTGGGCGTGGCCAACTTCTTCGCGCTGGTGATTCCCATCCAGTACGCCGCCCAGAGCATCGCGCCCGAGTGGCTCACGAAGATGTTCGACGGCTCGCGCCTCTTCGAGGGCCAGACGTCCGTGGAGCTGGGCCTCATCCTCGCCGGCGTCTCCATCGCCGCGCCGCTATGCGAGGAGTTCTTCTTCCGCGGCATCCTCCAGCGAGGCCTGACGCCCGCGCCGCCTGAATCCCCCGTGCGCGCGCTGGTGGTGACGGCCGTGATTTTCAGCGCGTTCCACCTGGACCCGGTGGGCTTCGCCGCTCGCGCGGAGCTGGGGCTGCTCTTCGGGTGGCTGTACCTGCGCACCGGCTCGCTCTGGCCGGGCATCGCCGCGCACGCGGCCAACAACATCGTGTCCTCCGTGCTCTTCCTCGCGGCGAAGGCCATGGGCCAGGACGCCACCGACGCGGAGACGGACGTGCGCGCCGTGCTCGCGCTCGCGGGCCTGGGCTTCATCGGCCTGTCCGCGCTCTTCACCGCCGCGCGCCACTTCCCGGTGCTCCTCGCCGCACCGCCGCGCGCCACCGACGAGGAGGCCCGCGCGCCAGAGCCCCGCCCGGCTCTCGCGATGCTGCTCCTGCCATGGGTGGTGGGTGCCACGGTGGCGCTGGGAGGATTGGCCACGCTGGACACCCGGGGCCTCTCCCTCAACCTCTACGACATGCAGCACCCGCTACCGGAGCTCGGAAAGGACGCGCCTCCGGGGCTCCTCGCGGAGCGGAAGGCGCTCATGGTGCTCCGCACCTCCGCGCGGCAGGGCAAGACGCCGATGGAGGACTACCGGGAGGAGCGCGAGCGGCAGATGCGCGCGCACCGCCAGGCCCTGGGCGCTCAGAAGAAGCCCTGACCCGGGGCGGCGGCGCCCGGCTCTCAGACGAAGCGGTACGAGCTGAGATGGAGCACCAGGCACCTGCTGCCCGGTGCGCTGCGCTCAGACGAAGCGGTACGAGCTGACGTGGAACACGGGGCCCACCATGGCGCTGGTGAGCAGGTCCTTGTCCACACGGCCCTCGGCCTCGATTCGCTGGCCGTCCTTCTTGATCTTCCGGTCGCCGCCAGCGAGCTGGTACGTGGTGCCGTCGTCACCCTCCAGTACCCATACGCCCGTCTCGATGTCGCGGAAGACGACGCGTCCGGTGAGCTTCACGCGTCCTCCTTCTTGAGCATCGCGCGGGCGATGATGAGGCACAGCACGGTGTTGAAGCCCAGCCACGGCTTCGCCAGGAAGGTGAAGGGCATCCACGCCAGCGCCGGAGCCCCCGCCCACGCGGAGTACGCGAGGAAGCCCGCGAAGCCCAGCGCCAGGCCACCCGTCGCCGCGCGCAGCCCGCGCCACTTGATGGACGGCAGCGAGATGAGCAGCGGAATCAGCGCGCTGTAGAACAGCGGGTTCACCGTCTTCCCACGGCCGAAGATGATGCGCTCCCAGTCGGGGATGGGCAGCGAGGCCACATTCACCACGTCACCCGCCGCGCCGTCCGAGCCACCGAACCAGTTCTTCAGGAAGAAGGCGCCCACCGTCGACAGCAGCAGCGGGATGAGGAACGCGGGCTTGAAGAGCACGTTGAGGTAGCCGGGCCGCGCGCCCCCGCGCAGCGTCAGCAGCACGAAGGCCAGCAGCGCCAGCGCCCAGTACAGCGGGGGCCACTGGGACATCCCGCCGCGCAGCGACGCCAGCGAGGCCTCCGCGTTGAGCAGGCCGTTTCCGTACTGCTCGCTCCACGCCTGGCCCTCCATCTTCTTCGCGCCGGCGTACAGCGCCTTCTCCACCTCGTCCGGGCCCTTGGCGCCGGCCGCGTACAGCATGGCGGCCACCGCGGCCACGTGCGGCGTGGCCATGCTGGTGCCCTGGTAGTAGGCGTAGACGGAGCGCGACGGGTCTCTCGGGTCAATGGTGTTCTGGAGGATGCCGCCCTGGTCGCCACGGCGCTTGTCACCACCCGGCGCGGCGATGTCCAGCTCCTTGCCGTAGGACGAGTACGGCGCCAGCGTGCCGTCCGGCCCCACCGCCGACACCGCCACCGCGCCCGGATAGGCCGCGGGGAACTCCACGCGCGCCCGGCCACCGTTGCCGGCCGCCGCCACCACGGTGACGCCCTTCTTGCGCGCGTACTCCACCGCGCTCGCCATCACCTGCGAGTACCCGCCGCCGCCCAGGGACATGTTGATGACGTTGGCGCCATGGTCCGCCGCGAAACGGATGGCGTCCGCGATGTCCGCCGTGGTGCCGCCACCGAAGTGGTTGAGCACCTTCACCGGCATCAGCGTCGCCTCGAAGGCCACGCCCGCCACGCCCTCCTTGTTGTTGGTGGCCTGGGCGATGGTGCCCGCCACGTGCGTGCCGTGGCCGTGGTCGTCATTGGCGTGCTCGTCGTCGTTCACGAAGTCGTAGCCCTTCACGAACTTCACGCCCTTGAGGTCCGGCACCTGCTTGAACTCGTCGTAGTCCTCGTACGCGATGCCCGTGTCGAGCACCGCCACCACCACGCCCTTGCCGTGGTTGCGCTCCCACGCCTTGGGCATGTCGATCATCCGCAGGTTCCACTGCTCGGAGTACTGGGGGTCGTTCGGTACGAAGCTCGCGTGGACCTCCATCAGCGGCTCGGCGGACTCCACGTTGGGGTTCTGCCGGATGCGCGCCAGGGTGCCCTCGACGTCGTCCACGCCCACCGCCAGGGTGAGGGCCTCTTCGGCGCTCTCCACGGAGTTGAGCTCCAGGTCGATGCCCCAGTCGGCCTCCCAGGCGTCGAACTGGGCCTTGGTGGTGCCGTCCTTGAAGTCGACGACGATGGCGCCGGGCACCACGTCCGCGGGCTCGAGCGCCTCGGCCGCGGCGGTCTCGGACTGCGTTGGCGGGGGCGACGCCTGCTCATCCGAGCGGGATGCGCAGGCCGTTGCCAGCGTCAGGGCCAGCACCGCACCACCCAGGGTCCATCGCACCATCCGCATCGGGCCACTCCTTGAGGAACGAGGCTCTTCCAGAAGACCCCTACGAACGAATGTCGGAACGATTGGGTCTGCACTCACAGTCTGTACGCCCCCTCTCCCGGCGTGCAAGGGCCCGGGCGTCAAGAAACGTGAAGAAGTCCAAAGGGTTGCATCGGCATCGGTCATCCGCCGGAGAGTCGCCGCAGCCAGGCGGCCACGGCCCGGCCGACCTGGGGGAGATTGCGCTGGAAGGAGGCGCCGGCATCGTCGATGACCTCCAAGTCA comes from Pyxidicoccus parkwaysis and encodes:
- a CDS encoding 1-acyl-sn-glycerol-3-phosphate acyltransferase — translated: MGRALGARYLDGVHFSAETEDELRSLHAKGFVVHIMRSTAWVNFLYLTWAMVRRALPPVRAVANLRPWFTRPWRQTKHRGDYAQRFEYARQQGGSGLVFLRRTALLAPSGKETREDPFPALVAMARQSDRPVYLVPELFIWEKRTARLKPNWVDIVFGSPEAPGFLHSMLAFFRNYKRAQFRVGEPIDLRRFVEQNPKDSDDVLARKVRSTLHVHLARETRAVFGPPVKPAARVIDETLRDRALRKVLDEHAAATNRKQESVLRESRRNLEAIAARPSPTTLAFIAPVLEWVFNRIYDGIEVDEAGLHRALKAAGKAPLVLCPSHKSHVDYLVMSWILWSRGYTVPLVAAGANLSFWPLGPIFRRCGAFFLRRSFKDDKVYAASFKAYVRKLVHDGTHQEFFPEGGRSRTGKLLLPKLGMFTWQVESVLEGARNDLMFVPVAIDYEKVVESGSYSKELAGGEKKPEDLKALLSTPKVLAARYGRIHLSFDEPISLQDFMKARGLNPEEPVNDEQKKGLVRALGNRVMYGISKVSTVTPHALVSTALLAHRLRGLGQREMTDRISVLRRIALEDGAPLSKELRNAPSNPETMGPIQDAMRTFINDEMVRTQEARGEVIYQVEDSRRPEMSFYKNTLMNLVAARSLVANALLAGGSPASYDDVKARALFLSRLFKVEFIYRVGLTFDTIFAETVERLVRMGLVLHEGDTLKLAPEPHARPELEFLADLLRDYLEAYLLAAMTMEDVASGVATDKKTFIKLALETGRAEYHAGRITAAESLAKVTLENAVAYLQDQKLLVEKDKKLELGPAAQEESKRKQFADSIREYLKRA
- a CDS encoding DUF6265 family protein, with translation MAPAGEAHACGTSIDDVAWMTGSWQGPSGEGTVEEHWSHAAGGSMLGMGRYVLKERTAFFEYLRIEARPDGLYYIAHPKARAGVEFKLVRCSQREALFENPLHDHPKRILYRQESADRLAAHIEGEENGKPVSEDFLYTRR
- a CDS encoding type II CAAX endopeptidase family protein, which encodes MEDSAQGDSQSPQPPEPPVPPRAPTSPRTLAVAGTALALAFFLTVGAGVQLLNTAFGIWFTEFFVFFALGWVLLRFGGWKPREYTGLTPAPRAPTLFGFLLGVANFFALVIPIQYAAQSIAPEWLTKMFDGSRLFEGQTSVELGLILAGVSIAAPLCEEFFFRGILQRGLTPAPPESPVRALVVTAVIFSAFHLDPVGFAARAELGLLFGWLYLRTGSLWPGIAAHAANNIVSSVLFLAAKAMGQDATDAETDVRAVLALAGLGFIGLSALFTAARHFPVLLAAPPRATDEEARAPEPRPALAMLLLPWVVGATVALGGLATLDTRGLSLNLYDMQHPLPELGKDAPPGLLAERKALMVLRTSARQGKTPMEDYREERERQMRAHRQALGAQKKP
- a CDS encoding DUF5818 domain-containing protein, which produces MKLTGRVVFRDIETGVWVLEGDDGTTYQLAGGDRKIKKDGQRIEAEGRVDKDLLTSAMVGPVFHVSSYRFV
- a CDS encoding S8 family serine peptidase; protein product: MRMVRWTLGGAVLALTLATACASRSDEQASPPPTQSETAAAEALEPADVVPGAIVVDFKDGTTKAQFDAWEADWGIDLELNSVESAEEALTLAVGVDDVEGTLARIRQNPNVESAEPLMEVHASFVPNDPQYSEQWNLRMIDMPKAWERNHGKGVVVAVLDTGIAYEDYDEFKQVPDLKGVKFVKGYDFVNDDEHANDDHGHGTHVAGTIAQATNNKEGVAGVAFEATLMPVKVLNHFGGGTTADIADAIRFAADHGANVINMSLGGGGYSQVMASAVEYARKKGVTVVAAAGNGGRARVEFPAAYPGAVAVSAVGPDGTLAPYSSYGKELDIAAPGGDKRRGDQGGILQNTIDPRDPSRSVYAYYQGTSMATPHVAAVAAMLYAAGAKGPDEVEKALYAGAKKMEGQAWSEQYGNGLLNAEASLASLRGGMSQWPPLYWALALLAFVLLTLRGGARPGYLNVLFKPAFLIPLLLSTVGAFFLKNWFGGSDGAAGDVVNVASLPIPDWERIIFGRGKTVNPLFYSALIPLLISLPSIKWRGLRAATGGLALGFAGFLAYSAWAGAPALAWMPFTFLAKPWLGFNTVLCLIIARAMLKKEDA